In Candidatus Aegiribacteria sp., a single genomic region encodes these proteins:
- a CDS encoding ABC transporter permease: MFLNSVEQLLRRKIVLTAVIATVVFLGLYWWGVSAASKADLHMGQHQADMAVDMLGPADAALAAIITAGPLAATLVTALIIVIGSTMLPEEIEQGRMPFWLSLPQTRFKVYLSVGLAPLAVSYVLSLILFGGIFIITRIYFPFVPKDIPLVFISMFLWLIVIWSAVTLLSLVIKKVASMLIAFFLAAVASLFGGMHEMIQMFPGDAPDVLVTITNTIIYIFPADRGYRGVIYGMIPRNAVITENLAFFGVTSSVPPIHLIYAFAWSLILLSIGYLKFKRIDF; the protein is encoded by the coding sequence TTGTTTCTTAACAGCGTAGAACAACTTCTTAGAAGGAAAATCGTACTGACAGCTGTCATAGCAACCGTTGTTTTTCTCGGGCTGTACTGGTGGGGAGTTTCAGCAGCTTCCAAAGCCGATCTACATATGGGGCAGCATCAGGCCGATATGGCGGTTGATATGCTTGGACCTGCTGATGCTGCTCTGGCAGCGATAATTACAGCTGGCCCGCTTGCCGCTACCCTCGTTACCGCTCTTATCATCGTAATAGGGTCAACTATGCTGCCGGAGGAGATTGAACAGGGACGTATGCCCTTCTGGCTCTCACTTCCTCAGACGAGGTTCAAAGTCTACCTGTCCGTCGGACTCGCGCCCCTTGCGGTTTCCTATGTCCTTTCACTGATACTTTTCGGTGGGATATTCATTATTACAAGGATTTACTTTCCATTCGTACCCAAAGATATACCGCTGGTGTTCATTTCCATGTTTTTATGGCTGATTGTGATATGGTCTGCTGTAACGCTTCTTTCCCTGGTTATAAAAAAAGTTGCATCCATGCTTATCGCCTTTTTTCTTGCGGCTGTAGCTTCCCTTTTTGGCGGGATGCATGAAATGATACAGATGTTCCCCGGAGATGCGCCCGATGTTCTTGTAACTATCACGAACACCATCATTTACATTTTTCCGGCAGACAGAGGTTACCGTGGCGTGATATACGGCATGATTCCAAGGAATGCTGTCATAACGGAAAACCTTGCCTTTTTCGGCGTTACATCCAGTGTGCCGCCTATACATTTGATTTACGCGTTTGCATGGAGTCTGATACTTCTCTCAATAGGGTACTTGAAATTCAAAAGGATAGATTTTTAA
- a CDS encoding VOC family protein encodes MNRIIHVKITSDEPDKITEFYREAFNWKINKFPDPPDGWRMDSGKGPGVNSSVYRSEDSPLDRHISIAVSVPSIDEVAEKLIEAGGRIMYNKINAFGNSYLYCQDPDGNVICLVQFG; translated from the coding sequence ATGAACAGAATTATCCATGTTAAGATTACATCTGATGAACCTGACAAAATAACTGAATTTTACCGCGAGGCGTTCAACTGGAAAATCAACAAATTTCCTGACCCGCCGGATGGGTGGCGAATGGACTCGGGTAAAGGCCCAGGAGTGAACTCCTCGGTATATCGAAGCGAGGATTCCCCATTGGACAGGCATATATCGATTGCTGTATCTGTTCCATCTATCGACGAAGTGGCTGAGAAATTAATCGAAGCAGGTGGCAGGATCATGTATAACAAGATAAATGCTTTCGGTAACAGTTACCTTTACTGCCAGGATCCAGACGGGAATGTTATCTGTCTGGTGCAATTCGGATAA
- a CDS encoding M18 family aminopeptidase has product MKTNKYLPDLLSFLNNSPTASLAVSQIASKLDENGFTRLKESDSWNIGANKKFYIVRSDASIIAGITGTEKCETAGCRITGAHTDSPGFRIKPLPDRKIDNINVLGVELYGSPILATWFDRDLSIAGALAIREGNSISRKQFMIRKPICRIASPAIHIEREVNKDGFKVNPEMNTPLLFSTSGAVFDDILSLACESAHVNKESVSGWSMEVWDPQPAVLGGIEDDFIFSGRLDNLAMCHASIEALLSSDESARTRLVSLFNNEEVGSKTLNGADSAFLDTVIERLAGGRDEYFRCISRSIQVSADGAHGVHPNYPGKHDPGCRPVLNGGPVIKVNASAKYTSTDITSAYFIICAEESNVNVQYFINRNDMPCGSTIGPVTSARTGILSVDVGNPMLSMHSVRETAGKSDHEAMIKVLTQHMNSSVIISS; this is encoded by the coding sequence ATGAAAACCAACAAGTATCTGCCGGATCTTCTTTCCTTCCTTAACAACTCGCCAACAGCCTCATTGGCTGTTTCACAGATAGCATCGAAACTCGATGAAAACGGTTTCACCAGACTCAAAGAGAGTGATTCCTGGAATATTGGAGCAAATAAAAAATTCTACATCGTTCGCTCCGATGCATCCATCATCGCCGGAATAACCGGCACGGAAAAATGTGAAACAGCCGGATGCAGAATAACCGGAGCGCATACAGATTCACCGGGTTTCAGAATCAAGCCACTGCCAGACAGAAAGATAGATAACATCAACGTTCTTGGTGTTGAACTTTACGGCAGCCCAATACTCGCGACCTGGTTCGACCGCGATCTTTCGATTGCCGGAGCACTCGCCATCCGCGAAGGCAACAGCATTTCCCGAAAACAATTCATGATCAGAAAACCGATATGCCGAATAGCATCTCCCGCCATACATATCGAGAGGGAGGTTAACAAAGATGGCTTCAAGGTTAACCCCGAGATGAATACACCGCTGCTTTTCTCCACATCCGGCGCTGTATTCGATGATATTCTGTCACTTGCATGCGAATCAGCACATGTGAATAAAGAATCCGTCTCAGGCTGGTCTATGGAAGTATGGGATCCTCAACCTGCAGTTCTTGGTGGTATTGAGGATGATTTCATTTTCTCAGGAAGGCTTGATAATCTTGCGATGTGCCATGCTTCAATTGAGGCTCTGCTGTCTTCCGATGAATCCGCCAGGACAAGGCTGGTCAGCCTTTTCAACAATGAGGAAGTGGGTTCAAAAACACTTAATGGAGCCGACTCGGCATTCCTTGATACGGTAATAGAGAGGCTCGCGGGAGGGAGAGACGAGTACTTCAGGTGTATTTCAAGAAGCATTCAGGTTTCCGCCGACGGGGCTCATGGAGTTCACCCTAACTATCCGGGAAAACACGATCCGGGGTGCCGCCCCGTTCTTAATGGAGGGCCTGTTATAAAAGTGAACGCATCAGCAAAGTACACATCTACCGATATAACATCCGCATACTTCATAATCTGCGCTGAGGAATCAAATGTTAATGTTCAGTATTTCATCAACAGGAACGATATGCCCTGCGGAAGCACGATAGGACCTGTCACGTCCGCCAGAACGGGAATTTTGAGCGTAGATGTGGGGAATCCAATGCTTTCAATGCACTCGGTGCGTGAAACAGCCGGGAAATCGGATCATGAAGCTATGATAAAGGTTCTGACACAACACATGAATAGCTCTGTTATTATCAGCAGCTGA
- a CDS encoding TonB-dependent receptor: MVQLLLVLITISQSNLSVTDTSGFPIIGASICTDSTLIGISDMRGEVPLPDGTDFIEVRAIGYEIWNGAVPSSGKVFLTTVPVPSGMVILVTASRGGFRDLFPATTVLNRDDMEYMGRSGLGKLGSRCSGIFIREYGGAMPVISISIRGSDVAHSEYYIDGHDITGSMDGLPGITLDPVLFGGMEISRGGGSGYLKGGMAGTLNFILESPGLPPRGSLTAGDDKSISISGGISAGQNRFSLSIRKLTGISESVAHDGALLFHGNSYHFRYGLMTAVSSGETESPDWTVPTDGTRKRYSFDGWGSWDPGNFSLNAGMRTGRHEYKSTTPSTVDDKHDELSGDITIGYDLPMLPFNMSVSAGSSFDKVWSTSIGERNRLTGETALAAGYSSGFSLSASACVNVIPSERTMLGSVFSVGLPVQDSLLLLHTSASTGFRRPSLNDLYWPEDNFAQGNPDLLPETSVEFESGISINGLQNFRFSATGFIAETSDLIRWEPGQGGKWSPVNIAEALRKGIEAEAWFSEGPAEIRGTLTLLEITDNCNESVNYGKTLPYTPDYTFGLQAGIEFPDWAYWSISASGMGIRFKNYSETSWMPAYTTFSAGVNLNPEFMGNFSLNASVENLLDEDYQETSGYAGKPRTFHFGIEWNGN, encoded by the coding sequence TTGGTACAATTGCTTTTGGTATTGATTACTATATCACAGTCAAATCTTTCTGTAACTGATACAAGCGGCTTTCCAATTATCGGAGCTTCAATATGCACAGACAGCACACTCATCGGCATTTCCGACATGAGGGGAGAAGTGCCTCTTCCCGATGGAACTGATTTTATTGAAGTCAGGGCCATCGGATACGAGATATGGAACGGAGCGGTACCATCTTCTGGTAAGGTATTTCTTACAACCGTGCCGGTCCCATCGGGCATGGTTATACTGGTAACTGCTTCTCGCGGGGGCTTCAGAGACCTGTTTCCCGCGACAACTGTTCTGAACAGGGACGACATGGAATATATGGGCAGATCCGGGCTGGGAAAGCTTGGCAGCAGATGCAGCGGTATCTTTATCCGTGAATATGGCGGGGCCATGCCGGTAATCTCCATTTCCATCCGTGGAAGCGATGTGGCGCATTCCGAATACTATATCGATGGACATGACATCACAGGTTCGATGGACGGGCTACCCGGAATTACACTTGATCCTGTACTGTTCGGCGGAATGGAAATCTCAAGAGGGGGGGGGTCGGGTTATCTTAAAGGCGGAATGGCCGGGACACTGAATTTTATTCTTGAATCCCCGGGACTGCCTCCCAGAGGTTCACTTACCGCTGGAGATGATAAATCCATATCTATTTCAGGAGGAATCTCAGCCGGTCAGAACCGGTTTTCACTTAGTATCAGGAAACTTACAGGCATATCCGAATCCGTTGCACACGATGGAGCCCTGCTCTTTCATGGAAACAGTTACCATTTCAGGTACGGTTTAATGACGGCTGTTTCTTCCGGTGAAACAGAAAGCCCGGACTGGACAGTTCCAACAGATGGCACAAGGAAAAGGTACAGTTTTGATGGATGGGGCAGTTGGGATCCGGGCAATTTCAGCCTGAACGCCGGCATGAGGACAGGAAGGCATGAATACAAGTCTACAACACCATCAACAGTGGATGATAAACATGATGAATTAAGCGGTGATATCACCATCGGATACGATTTGCCGATGCTGCCGTTCAATATGAGCGTATCCGCAGGTTCCTCCTTTGATAAGGTATGGAGCACCTCAATAGGCGAAAGGAACAGGTTGACGGGTGAAACAGCGCTTGCAGCAGGATACTCCAGCGGGTTCTCGCTTTCAGCTTCAGCATGCGTTAATGTGATTCCTTCGGAACGCACCATGCTTGGATCAGTATTTTCTGTGGGACTGCCTGTGCAGGATTCGCTTCTTCTTCTGCATACTTCCGCATCGACAGGTTTCAGGCGCCCCTCACTCAACGATCTGTACTGGCCAGAGGATAACTTCGCACAGGGGAATCCGGATCTTCTTCCTGAAACCTCAGTGGAATTCGAAAGCGGTATTTCAATCAACGGCCTTCAGAATTTCAGATTCTCCGCGACAGGTTTTATCGCGGAAACCAGTGATCTCATCAGATGGGAACCGGGACAGGGGGGAAAATGGTCCCCTGTCAACATAGCGGAAGCTCTCAGAAAGGGCATCGAAGCCGAAGCATGGTTTTCCGAAGGTCCCGCTGAAATCAGAGGTACACTTACACTGCTGGAAATCACCGATAACTGCAATGAATCAGTTAATTACGGTAAAACACTCCCTTATACACCCGATTACACATTCGGTCTTCAGGCGGGAATTGAATTTCCCGATTGGGCTTACTGGTCCATATCCGCGAGCGGAATGGGCATAAGGTTCAAGAATTACAGCGAAACTTCATGGATGCCCGCATATACAACCTTTTCAGCGGGAGTAAACCTGAATCCTGAATTCATGGGAAATTTCTCTCTGAACGCCTCTGTTGAGAACCTTCTCGACGAAGACTATCAGGAAACCAGCGGATATGCCGGAAAACCAAGAACATTTCACTTTGGAATAGAATGGAATGGAAACTGA
- a CDS encoding ABC transporter ATP-binding protein: MKKDHIIEVENVSKSFKKVRALLDFSLEVSPGTIFSLLGPNGAGKTTLMKILLGLVRSDSGSVRIFDLPVSSPLSRKGVRYLPENVTFPPWATPAVLFRQLERIRHESSIEEFRFRCGELECIDLMKRPVGKMSRGQRQRVALSLVTSGKPELVLLDEPSSGLDPGGRILVRNLIGKLASEGSTVLINSHLLGEVERVCDMAAFISKGRLIAEGELNSLSRQTGLAYVETDNAGKMKLFLEMKGYSCRLELKGVIAQLADTAVFPEMVRTVLDAGVQFSGINQMRESLEDVFLRIMDSEREGDIVS; the protein is encoded by the coding sequence TTGAAAAAAGATCACATCATCGAAGTCGAAAACGTTTCAAAATCCTTCAAGAAAGTACGGGCACTTTTGGATTTCAGTCTTGAAGTATCTCCCGGAACGATTTTTTCACTCCTTGGTCCAAACGGTGCTGGAAAGACAACGCTGATGAAAATCCTTCTGGGGCTTGTGAGGTCTGATTCAGGCTCCGTGCGTATTTTTGACCTCCCCGTTTCCTCCCCGCTCTCACGAAAGGGTGTCAGGTATCTGCCCGAGAATGTCACTTTTCCCCCATGGGCGACTCCTGCTGTGCTTTTCAGACAACTGGAACGGATCAGGCATGAATCCTCTATTGAGGAATTTCGGTTCCGATGTGGTGAGCTTGAATGTATAGATCTCATGAAAAGGCCTGTAGGAAAGATGTCCAGGGGGCAGAGACAAAGAGTTGCTCTATCACTGGTCACTTCCGGTAAACCTGAACTCGTGCTGCTTGATGAACCATCTTCAGGACTTGATCCCGGTGGAAGGATCCTTGTGCGTAATCTGATTGGAAAACTGGCTTCCGAGGGGTCCACAGTACTCATCAATTCGCACCTTCTGGGAGAAGTTGAAAGGGTTTGTGATATGGCTGCGTTTATTAGCAAGGGCAGGCTCATTGCAGAGGGAGAACTGAATTCCCTCTCAAGGCAGACCGGCCTTGCGTACGTAGAGACTGATAATGCAGGAAAAATGAAACTGTTCCTTGAAATGAAGGGTTATTCATGCCGTCTTGAACTGAAGGGTGTGATCGCGCAGCTTGCAGATACTGCCGTATTCCCGGAGATGGTTCGCACAGTACTTGACGCGGGTGTGCAATTCTCTGGAATAAACCAGATGAGAGAAAGCCTGGAGGATGTCTTCCTCAGAATCATGGATTCGGAACGGGAGGGCGACATTGTTTCTTAA
- a CDS encoding flippase-like domain-containing protein — protein MKYSKKLAGAIFGTIIGLILAWLLLKFSVENGGVTQAICSIFSRIAEVDTLPLLGAFLLFLLSQILRALRWMLLSFGRKYRFSLSMAVTAIHVGLGHLLPFRLTDVAFVGLFRHFGEVPVGHGAANVFFAKLLDLIALGIVVGSAVAAGVGEMAILAPLLVLVGCLGIVFMFPFLRALRKPVQWFFNRILHVEKPHWFNDLLEASSVKGRKGKLTSAFLISLFVWISKLLMFCFLLESLGITGIPLWKVFLASGVTNIMIALPINGLLSIGTVEAGWTAGFAMVGIEGLVTANTNIVELGFSVHIIWMLMAVVMMILAIPLLWYDSKLKTRCVTN, from the coding sequence TTGAAATATAGCAAAAAATTAGCAGGCGCAATCTTCGGAACGATAATCGGGCTTATACTAGCCTGGCTTCTTCTTAAATTCTCAGTTGAAAACGGTGGTGTCACTCAGGCGATTTGCAGCATCTTCAGCCGTATAGCCGAGGTAGACACCCTTCCGCTGCTCGGAGCGTTCCTGCTCTTCCTTCTAAGCCAGATACTCAGGGCACTCAGATGGATGCTTTTGAGTTTCGGAAGGAAGTACCGCTTTTCTCTTTCGATGGCTGTGACAGCCATACATGTGGGACTGGGACACCTTCTTCCTTTCAGACTGACAGACGTTGCCTTTGTAGGGCTTTTCAGGCATTTCGGTGAGGTTCCTGTGGGGCATGGTGCGGCAAATGTATTTTTCGCGAAACTCCTCGACCTGATCGCATTGGGTATCGTTGTCGGTTCAGCAGTTGCCGCCGGTGTAGGCGAAATGGCTATTCTGGCACCCCTTCTGGTGCTCGTCGGATGTCTGGGAATAGTATTCATGTTTCCCTTTTTAAGAGCACTCAGAAAACCGGTTCAGTGGTTTTTTAACAGGATATTGCATGTTGAGAAACCACATTGGTTCAATGATCTTCTTGAAGCATCTTCTGTAAAGGGCAGGAAAGGGAAGCTGACATCAGCTTTTCTGATCTCCCTGTTTGTCTGGATCAGTAAACTTTTGATGTTCTGTTTTTTGCTTGAATCCCTTGGAATCACCGGAATACCCTTATGGAAAGTATTCCTGGCAAGCGGTGTTACCAATATCATGATAGCTCTTCCTATCAATGGTCTTTTAAGTATAGGAACGGTTGAAGCCGGATGGACCGCCGGGTTCGCCATGGTTGGAATTGAAGGTCTTGTAACCGCGAATACAAACATTGTAGAATTGGGTTTCAGTGTTCATATAATCTGGATGCTTATGGCAGTAGTTATGATGATTCTCGCGATTCCGCTGCTGTGGTACGATTCTAAACTAAAAACACGTTGCGTTACTAACTGA
- a CDS encoding FAD-dependent oxidoreductase, producing the protein MSRNIVIVGAGVSGLTLAERLTASGKDISVTVLDKENSPGGLARTFEKSGFLFDIGPHRFHTCDSEVNDYLLDILGDEHVTIPRSSNVYMAGKYRSWPLTLKSVIGLPLPVLIRSFFDLFSRRPKREPGNFADYVISKYGKNIYDYFFSGYTKKFTGCNADELHVDWAEAGVNRAVIDKNVKADDLFSLLKSLLFPKPLTIMFYYPSTGGIQTFCDKQAERIQKNGGRILYGCRALGIDTDGKKVSGVRTVENGTIPADHVYWSAPLSILFPDAGFRFMDTIICNIALSRKQSNNYQWCYFGQEDTLFSRLTVPRNFRADSVPENCDSLIVEITLNNQKYRENPESLKDRLVEELERVEALKASDIIFMDWHIITETYPLYDLGYRDRVSELEMTEGLSLTGRCGSFWYNNMDHSIGEALAISSGNTFAKDFWKQ; encoded by the coding sequence TTGAGCAGAAATATTGTAATAGTCGGTGCAGGTGTTTCAGGATTAACGCTGGCCGAAAGACTGACGGCGTCCGGTAAAGATATATCCGTTACCGTGCTCGACAAAGAAAATTCTCCCGGGGGGCTTGCGAGAACATTCGAGAAGAGCGGGTTTCTCTTTGACATCGGTCCTCACCGTTTTCATACATGTGACAGTGAAGTCAATGATTACCTTCTTGATATTCTCGGTGATGAGCATGTGACCATACCAAGGTCAAGCAACGTGTATATGGCGGGAAAATACCGCAGCTGGCCCCTGACGCTGAAATCTGTAATCGGTCTTCCACTGCCTGTTCTTATCAGAAGTTTTTTTGACCTTTTCAGCAGAAGGCCTAAAAGGGAGCCAGGCAACTTTGCCGATTATGTTATTTCAAAATACGGGAAGAATATATACGACTATTTTTTCAGTGGATACACAAAAAAATTCACCGGATGCAATGCCGATGAACTGCATGTTGACTGGGCTGAAGCCGGTGTAAACAGGGCAGTCATTGATAAGAACGTAAAAGCTGACGACCTGTTCTCTCTCCTTAAAAGTCTGCTTTTCCCAAAACCGTTAACAATCATGTTCTATTACCCGTCAACCGGCGGCATTCAGACCTTTTGCGACAAGCAGGCTGAACGCATTCAGAAAAACGGAGGTAGAATACTGTACGGCTGCAGAGCTCTGGGTATTGATACTGATGGAAAAAAGGTTTCAGGAGTCAGAACCGTTGAAAACGGTACGATCCCCGCCGACCATGTATACTGGTCAGCTCCCTTATCGATACTCTTCCCCGATGCGGGTTTCAGATTCATGGACACCATTATCTGCAACATCGCTCTGTCAAGAAAGCAATCAAACAATTATCAGTGGTGCTACTTCGGCCAGGAGGATACTCTATTCAGCAGGCTTACCGTCCCCCGAAATTTCAGAGCCGATTCTGTCCCGGAGAATTGCGACAGTCTTATCGTTGAGATTACACTGAATAATCAGAAATACAGGGAAAATCCTGAAAGCCTGAAAGACAGGCTTGTAGAAGAACTTGAAAGGGTAGAGGCATTAAAAGCCTCAGATATCATCTTCATGGACTGGCATATTATTACTGAAACATACCCTTTGTACGACCTTGGTTACAGGGATAGAGTCTCGGAGCTGGAAATGACTGAAGGGCTAAGTCTTACAGGCAGATGTGGCTCTTTCTGGTACAACAATATGGATCATTCCATAGGAGAAGCTCTGGCCATTTCCTCGGGAAACACATTCGCTAAAGACTTCTGGAAACAGTAA